A stretch of DNA from Prochlorococcus marinus str. SB:
TTTCAAATAAGTCTCTTCCTTAAATTCAATTACTAGTCTTGTTATACCCTTATCTGGTTTACCTAATCTAATTTCTTTTATTGGGCCATTACCTTTTATTGTTCTGGGATTTTTTAATTCTCCTGGGAAATCTACCCAGAATCTATCTCCCGATATTTGGTTAGCCTTCTGAAAGTATGCTCTTAAATTTGTATTTGATTTAGTTCTTAATTCTAAAACCCCATTAGTATTTATAGCCCATGCCGCAAGAGCACTTGAAGATTTAACTGGAAAGATTGAAGAATTTAAAAATAAAAAAACGGATAAATAACGAAAAAGTTTATAGTTTAAAAACTTTATCATTAGTTTGAAAACAATTTGCTTTTTCTATGTTTAAGGCTTGGCATCTGCTCCCTAATTTTCTTTACTCTTTCTTTATCAGCAGGTGCAATTGCAGCTCCCTGAGTTTTTCCTGCATCAGATAAAACTGTTCCCCAAGGGTCAATTACCATTGCATGGCCATGACTTTGCCTTCTTCCATAATGAATCCCAGTTTGAGCTGGAGCAACTACATATGCTGTATTCTCAATTGCTCTTGCTTGTAGTAGAATTTGCCAATGATCTTTTCCAGTAAATGCTGTAAAAGCTGCGGGAATCATAATTAGCTCTGCACCATTTGAAGACAAATATCTATAGAGTTCAGGAAATCTAACGTCGTAACAAATCGATAACCCTATTTTGCATAATCCCGGGACATCTACAACGGGGGGATACTCTGACCCAGATAAAATAGTGGATGATTCCTTGTATAAATTTCCATCTGGCAAATCAACATCAAACAAATGAATCTTGTCATATTTTGCCAAAATCTGTCCATCTTTCCCAAATAAGGCTGACCTATTAAAAGTATGATTGTCATCACCAGCAGGAACAGGATACCCTCCTCCCAAAAGAAAAACCTGATATCTTTGTGACATAGTTTTTAGAAAATTTGCGCACTTCACTGACAATTCAGAAGCTAATTTAAGTTTTTCATCATCTCCTCCTAAAAAAGCAAAATTCTCAGGCAATCCTATTAACTCTGCACCTCTTCTTGCAGCTAATTCAATCTGTTCTTCTGCTTCAATAAAATTCGCTTCAACATTTGAAGTACTAGTAATTTGCAATGCAGCTACCAAAAAATCAGTCAAGACTTTACTCCTTGTGAACCAATTCGTAGATCATGAGGCACGAATCACACCTCTTTCAACTTGAGCTGGAACAATATCTAAGCAATCAAGTTTAGAACAACATTTAAAATCATCCTCATAATCTCCAAGACTTGTCAATCTTTTGCCATGGGTTGCTGTTTTTAAACATTTCAAAATATCATTTTTCCACAAATCCCAAAGTGCTAAAGCAGCTTGTAATTCGTCATTCAGAATATTAATTTCGAAATCACAGTTCTGTTCTAGGTATGAGGCCAAAGCACCAGCAGCTAAAGAATCCTCAAGTGAATAAGAGCCTTCCCAACCACTACCAAGTATTAAAACATTTTTATTTTTTAATGAAATGATTTTTTCGGCAACTGCTTTTCTATTTGGGAGACACATAGCAAATAAATGCTTAGCATTTTGAACTTTTTGCAATGATTTAGTCCCATTCGTCGTACTCATAAATAGTCTTTTGCCATTAACAACTTTTTTTGTAACTGATAAAGGAGAATTTCCTAAATCAAACCCCTCAATCTTCTTTCCTCCTCTCTCTCCAAGCATTAGTCTCTTTTCAGCTTGCCACTTAGTTGCAGATTCTTTTAATAAATCTAAATCTGCAAAAACTTGTATTGAATCTGCACCATTTTTTAAAGCCCAAGAAATTGTGGTAGTAGCTCTTAAAACATCAATGACCACCGCTATATCTGGACTTATTTCTGGAACATCCTTTGCAACGTGATAATAAGTAAGATTAATAATTGAATCCTTTTTTTCTGATTTTATTATAAGAAACAGTTACTTAATTTGATTATTTTTTTTTTAAAACAAACTTATTGATAATATATTAATAATTTGTTTCTACAGAAATCTTATCAAGTATTTAATTTGAAAATGAATAATATCCGCACAATAAATAGTGGAGTTAAATTAAAAGGAAAAGTAAAAGTACCTGGAGATAAATCTATTTCTCATAGAGCTTTAATAATAGGAAGTATTGCTAAGGGTGAGACGACTATTGAGGGATTTTTGCATTCTGAAGATCCACTTTCAACTGCTGATTGTCTTAGAAAATTAGGTGTAAATATACCAGAAATAAAAAAAAATGAGCCTTTTACGATTTCAGGATTGGGTCTTGATGGATTTAAAGAGCCCAAAGAAATTCTAAATTGTGGGAATTCGGGAACCACCATGAGATTATTAATGGGGTTACTTGCCGGTCAAGAAGGAAAGAATTTTATCCTAACAGGTGACATTTCTCTTAATGAAAGGCCAATGTGGAGAGTGGGCAAACCATTATCGTTAATGGGCGGCAAAATTTTTGGTAGAGAAAAAGGAAACAAAGCTCCAATCTCAATTGATGGGAATAAACTAAAAGGATGTGTTATTGGTACCCCTGTAGCGAGTGCTCAAGTTAAATCTGCAATCTTATTGGCAGGTCTCAAAGCTTCTGGAACCACTTCTGTTATTGAACCAGCATCTTCAAGAGATCATACTGAAAGAATGTTAAAAGCATTTGGAGCAGACGTCAGTATCAGAGGAGAATTAGGAAGGAATGTAGTTATCAAGTCTGGGAGCAACTTAAGTGGCCAGAGAATATTGATTCCTGGAGACATAAGCTCTGCTTCTTTTTGGATGATTGCTGCATCTATTGTTCCTAATTCAGAGGTTTTAATTCAGAATGTAGGATTAAATCCCACTAGAACAGGGATTTTAAATGTAATGGATTCAATGGGGTGCAATTACGAGATTTTAGATAAATCGACTATTGCAGGTGAACCTATTGGATCTATTAAAGTAAAGACTTCAAATAATTTAAGATCATTCACCATTGAAGGTGATATTCTCCCAAAACTTATTGATGAAATTCCTATCCTTACTGTGGCTGCTTGTTTTTGTAATGGAGTTTCTGAAATTAAGGATGCACAGGAATTAAGAGTTAAGGAGACAGATCGATTAAAAGTCATGGCACGACAGTTACAAAAATTTGGTGCTGAAATAACAGAAAAGGAGGATGGGTTAATCATTAATGGACAATCAAAATTTCATTCTGCGGAGGTAGACAGTGAGACAGATCATCGAGTGGCAATGAGTCTTGCTATTGCTTCACTTCTTGCCAAAGGCACCTCAAAAATCAAGAGGGCAAATGCAGCTAGCGTCTCTTATCCCACTTTTTGGGAAGACCTTGCCAAACTAACTAACTAGCCAAAAAGGTTTTTGTCTGAATTAACAGAAATTTTAACTAAAGACGGTAGTTACTCTTTAAGAAGTGCACTTTTTCAAGAGAACTTCCATAGTTTATTGGGCGCATTGGAGGAAACAAAGTTAAAGTTTACATCTACTTCTAATTTGCAAAGATTTAAGGATAAATCTCTCAATGTTTTGGATATATGTTTTGGTTTAGGATACAATTCCGCTTCTTTATTAGATGAATTAATTAAACAAAAATCGTATTTAAATTTGTATGCGTTGGAAATTGATAAAAAGCCTCTTGAATATTCGCTTAGTAATGAATCTTTCCTTAAA
This window harbors:
- a CDS encoding carbon-nitrogen hydrolase family protein, with protein sequence MTDFLVAALQITSTSNVEANFIEAEEQIELAARRGAELIGLPENFAFLGGDDEKLKLASELSVKCANFLKTMSQRYQVFLLGGGYPVPAGDDNHTFNRSALFGKDGQILAKYDKIHLFDVDLPDGNLYKESSTILSGSEYPPVVDVPGLCKIGLSICYDVRFPELYRYLSSNGAELIMIPAAFTAFTGKDHWQILLQARAIENTAYVVAPAQTGIHYGRRQSHGHAMVIDPWGTVLSDAGKTQGAAIAPADKERVKKIREQMPSLKHRKSKLFSN
- a CDS encoding 2-phosphosulfolactate phosphatase family protein; translation: MNLTYYHVAKDVPEISPDIAVVIDVLRATTTISWALKNGADSIQVFADLDLLKESATKWQAEKRLMLGERGGKKIEGFDLGNSPLSVTKKVVNGKRLFMSTTNGTKSLQKVQNAKHLFAMCLPNRKAVAEKIISLKNKNVLILGSGWEGSYSLEDSLAAGALASYLEQNCDFEINILNDELQAALALWDLWKNDILKCLKTATHGKRLTSLGDYEDDFKCCSKLDCLDIVPAQVERGVIRAS
- the aroA gene encoding 3-phosphoshikimate 1-carboxyvinyltransferase; this translates as MKMNNIRTINSGVKLKGKVKVPGDKSISHRALIIGSIAKGETTIEGFLHSEDPLSTADCLRKLGVNIPEIKKNEPFTISGLGLDGFKEPKEILNCGNSGTTMRLLMGLLAGQEGKNFILTGDISLNERPMWRVGKPLSLMGGKIFGREKGNKAPISIDGNKLKGCVIGTPVASAQVKSAILLAGLKASGTTSVIEPASSRDHTERMLKAFGADVSIRGELGRNVVIKSGSNLSGQRILIPGDISSASFWMIAASIVPNSEVLIQNVGLNPTRTGILNVMDSMGCNYEILDKSTIAGEPIGSIKVKTSNNLRSFTIEGDILPKLIDEIPILTVAACFCNGVSEIKDAQELRVKETDRLKVMARQLQKFGAEITEKEDGLIINGQSKFHSAEVDSETDHRVAMSLAIASLLAKGTSKIKRANAASVSYPTFWEDLAKLTN